The Saccharomonospora glauca K62 genome has a segment encoding these proteins:
- the rsmI gene encoding 16S rRNA (cytidine(1402)-2'-O)-methyltransferase: MTLILAATPLGDSRDASPRLTEVLAEADVVAAEDTRRFRALATALGVTPRGRVVSFYEDVESARLPKLLEALREGRTVVLVTDAGMPSVSDPGYRLVAACVEEGVPVTCVPGPSAVTTALAVSGLPTDRFCFDGFAPRKPGERARWLRELAQQPRTVVFFESPHRLATTLAEAADVLGADRRAAVCRELTKTYEEVRRGGLGELAAWAADGVRGEITVVLEGAAPRAVAVEDLVAEVRTRVEAGERLKSAAGEVARAAGISKKELYDAVLRDRS, translated from the coding sequence GTGACTCTCATCCTGGCCGCGACTCCGCTCGGTGACTCCCGTGACGCCTCGCCCCGCCTGACCGAGGTCCTGGCCGAGGCGGACGTGGTGGCAGCCGAGGACACCAGGCGTTTCAGGGCGCTCGCGACCGCTCTCGGGGTGACGCCACGGGGCCGGGTGGTGAGTTTCTACGAGGACGTCGAGTCCGCGCGCCTGCCGAAGTTGCTGGAGGCACTGCGGGAGGGACGAACCGTGGTTCTCGTCACCGACGCCGGAATGCCGAGCGTCTCCGACCCCGGTTACCGGCTCGTCGCCGCGTGCGTGGAGGAGGGTGTGCCGGTGACCTGCGTGCCGGGCCCCTCCGCGGTGACGACGGCACTCGCGGTCTCGGGACTGCCGACCGACCGCTTCTGCTTCGACGGCTTCGCGCCTCGCAAGCCGGGGGAGCGGGCGCGCTGGCTACGGGAGTTGGCGCAGCAGCCCCGCACCGTGGTGTTCTTCGAGTCGCCGCACCGGTTGGCCACGACGTTGGCCGAGGCCGCCGACGTGCTCGGCGCCGACCGCAGGGCCGCCGTGTGCCGGGAGCTGACCAAGACGTACGAGGAGGTACGGCGCGGCGGGCTCGGGGAGCTGGCCGCGTGGGCGGCCGACGGCGTACGCGGTGAGATCACCGTGGTGCTGGAGGGCGCCGCGCCGCGGGCCGTCGCTGTTGAGGATCTGGTGGCGGAGGTGCGAACCCGCGTGGAGGCGGGTGAGCGGCTGAAGTCGGCTGCGGGCGAGGTCGCGCGGGCAGCGGGGATCTCGAAGAAGGAGCTCTACGACGCCGTGTTGCGGGACCGGAGCTGA
- a CDS encoding glycoside hydrolase family 25 domain-containing protein → MRGEASGISLASHTAHPDWRELGENRKVRFASVTVTDNSNWVDRDAVAQLTEALDAGVRAGIRHLGRPGSPQDQARHVARVGKPLGAFAPGMLAPTLDARAEGVDDRFVRAWIKTLRQEAAILRVLVYAEAEHWLHRFHPDKWADDDVVLWSAWHNGVPRRAGWFHPRLGLHEHTGDGRVGHHRLVYPFTLADVLL, encoded by the coding sequence ATGCGGGGCGAGGCGAGCGGAATCAGCCTTGCCTCGCACACCGCGCACCCCGACTGGCGGGAGTTGGGGGAGAACCGCAAGGTGAGGTTCGCGTCGGTCACCGTCACCGACAACTCCAACTGGGTGGATCGGGACGCGGTCGCGCAGTTGACCGAAGCCTTGGACGCCGGCGTCCGCGCGGGAATCCGGCATCTCGGCCGCCCCGGCTCCCCGCAGGACCAGGCCCGACACGTGGCGCGCGTCGGCAAACCCCTCGGCGCGTTCGCCCCCGGCATGCTCGCGCCGACCCTGGACGCCCGCGCCGAGGGAGTCGACGACCGGTTCGTCCGCGCCTGGATCAAGACGCTGCGGCAGGAGGCCGCGATCCTGCGCGTGCTGGTGTACGCCGAGGCGGAGCACTGGCTGCACCGCTTCCATCCCGACAAGTGGGCCGACGATGACGTCGTGCTGTGGTCGGCGTGGCACAACGGCGTACCCCGCCGCGCCGGGTGGTTCCACCCCCGGCTCGGGTTGCACGAACACACCGGGGACGGCCGCGTCGGCCACCACAGGCTGGTCTACCCGTTCACCCTCGCCGACGTGCTCCTGTAG
- a CDS encoding serine/threonine-protein kinase, giving the protein MESIASALLSFAYQLFQPGFWPGDWAWATSMAGALIGLFPVGTAVAVALMRKFTGNRYHGGALAALAVLGVIGMLLIPWFLAAGVSSVFRANFRGDSAGLSGAEVAALKQDYGAGPQVEYLGGGRNIYETLFYPSGNAFSYGLYLVGLVGLPVLILLAVMLLGRLALRRGPKWPGRILWGSFVVFLLVCAGVEANVAVHLWLGFLPATVLGVIPVALVGPPSWSTIERSDRRPERAPAREEEPQQQPVHVHPREPEAAPPPPPPPPPAKQYAPTSVAPAQEPPTELAATPGPMPVPAPPGSAQQGSSRFRRVRRLGHGGFGTVWEAVDTQLGRTVALKIAHAPDPETEERMQREARALAALSHPNCVRVYDLVKEPDGLALVMEYLEGQPLAEIVDNGGPLDDVAAGRLWATVASALSAAHSKGVLHRDIKPSNIIVDPQGVAHLIDFGIARSRGDSKLTATGMMVGTPDYVAPETAAGAPASPASDAWQLAATVSYALTGQPPRGTRETPMAALMAAARAEAPTHLPRQSVHARLLAASLDPQPRNRPTLNVVYREVEGWLSRAGTSPDGPVTKLVPRQQ; this is encoded by the coding sequence GTGGAATCGATCGCGAGCGCGTTGCTCTCGTTCGCCTATCAGCTGTTCCAACCGGGGTTCTGGCCCGGCGACTGGGCGTGGGCGACGAGCATGGCCGGTGCGCTGATCGGGTTGTTCCCGGTGGGAACGGCCGTGGCCGTCGCGTTGATGCGGAAGTTCACCGGCAACCGCTACCACGGTGGTGCCCTGGCCGCGTTGGCCGTGCTCGGCGTCATCGGCATGTTGTTGATCCCGTGGTTTCTCGCCGCGGGCGTGTCCAGTGTGTTCCGTGCGAACTTCCGTGGGGACAGTGCCGGGCTGTCGGGAGCGGAGGTCGCCGCACTCAAGCAGGACTACGGTGCCGGCCCGCAGGTGGAGTACCTGGGCGGAGGCCGGAACATCTACGAGACGCTGTTCTACCCGTCCGGCAACGCCTTCTCCTACGGCCTCTACCTCGTCGGTCTCGTCGGTCTGCCCGTCCTGATCCTGTTGGCCGTGATGCTGTTGGGACGACTCGCGCTGCGGCGGGGTCCCAAGTGGCCGGGCAGGATCCTGTGGGGCTCGTTCGTGGTCTTCCTGCTCGTGTGCGCCGGGGTGGAGGCCAACGTCGCTGTGCACTTGTGGCTCGGGTTCCTGCCGGCCACCGTCCTCGGCGTCATCCCGGTGGCCCTCGTGGGGCCGCCGAGCTGGTCGACGATCGAACGGTCCGACCGCCGTCCCGAGCGGGCGCCCGCGAGGGAGGAGGAGCCGCAGCAACAGCCGGTGCACGTCCATCCGCGTGAACCGGAGGCCGCGCCGCCACCGCCTCCGCCGCCCCCTCCCGCCAAGCAGTACGCGCCCACGTCGGTGGCCCCGGCGCAGGAGCCACCCACGGAGCTCGCGGCGACGCCGGGGCCGATGCCCGTTCCCGCCCCGCCCGGCAGCGCGCAGCAGGGCAGCAGTCGGTTCCGCCGCGTGCGCCGACTGGGCCACGGCGGGTTCGGCACCGTGTGGGAGGCCGTGGACACCCAGCTCGGTCGCACGGTGGCGCTCAAGATCGCCCACGCTCCGGACCCCGAGACCGAGGAACGCATGCAGCGGGAGGCCCGTGCGCTGGCGGCCCTCAGCCACCCCAACTGCGTGCGGGTCTACGACCTCGTGAAGGAGCCCGACGGGCTCGCCCTCGTGATGGAGTACCTCGAAGGACAGCCGCTGGCCGAGATCGTCGACAACGGTGGCCCGCTGGACGACGTGGCGGCGGGCCGGCTGTGGGCGACCGTGGCCAGCGCGTTGTCGGCGGCACACAGCAAGGGCGTCCTGCACCGCGACATCAAGCCCTCCAACATCATCGTCGACCCGCAGGGCGTGGCACACCTCATCGACTTCGGCATCGCCCGTAGCAGGGGCGACTCGAAGTTGACGGCCACCGGCATGATGGTGGGCACCCCCGACTACGTGGCCCCCGAGACGGCGGCGGGCGCGCCCGCGAGCCCGGCTTCGGACGCCTGGCAGCTCGCGGCCACCGTCAGCTACGCGTTGACGGGACAGCCTCCGCGTGGCACTCGGGAGACCCCGATGGCGGCACTCATGGCGGCAGCCCGAGCCGAGGCCCCCACCCACCTGCCGAGGCAGAGCGTCCACGCGCGGTTGCTCGCCGCGTCACTGGACCCGCAGCCCCGCAACCGGCCCACTCTCAACGTCGTCTATCGCGAGGTGGAGGGCTGGCTGTCACGGGCGGGCACGTCGCCCGACGGTCCCGTCACGAAGCTCGTGCCACGTCAGCAGTGA
- a CDS encoding dolichyl-phosphate-mannose--protein mannosyltransferase encodes MTALLTRSSAGGVGRAPQILEPPSDREAALLGRPMPGDRIRALIVTVVLTAIGAFVRLVDLGAPTDKGTPVFDEKHYVPQAWQMLRNGGYEDNYGYELVVHPPLAKQLIAIGEWLFGYNGWGWRFSAAVAGALIVLLTVRIARRLTRSTLLGAVAGVLVICDGVLHLQSRMGMLDIFIALFVLAAFACLLCDRDQVRERLAIAVRAGWVDASPYGPRLGFRWWRFGAGVLLGLATAVKWSGAYWVVAFGLLIVVFDATARKTAGVRRPWVGAVRQDLLPAVWNIGVISVLVYLGSWWAWFASETATDRHYVEITDADAGAFAFVPEALRSLFLYTTNVLDFHSNLLTPEDDPHPWESKPWTWPMGLRPMLYFYEAGPEVTGCGESECVSATMLIGTPAMWWLSLPVLGWGLWRAVFRSDWRYGAVLVGYLAGLLPWFLNIDRQMYFFYATPLAPFLALGLTLVLGQILGSARDGYERRGTGLLVLSLYLGLVVANFAWLWPILVGDPITYDRWQAELWLPSWR; translated from the coding sequence GTGACCGCACTCCTCACCCGTTCGTCGGCGGGCGGCGTGGGCCGGGCGCCACAGATCCTCGAGCCTCCGAGCGACCGCGAAGCCGCTCTGCTCGGCAGGCCCATGCCCGGCGACCGAATCCGCGCGCTGATCGTCACGGTCGTGCTGACCGCGATCGGCGCGTTCGTGCGGCTAGTCGATCTCGGCGCTCCCACCGACAAGGGCACGCCGGTGTTCGACGAGAAACACTACGTGCCGCAGGCGTGGCAGATGCTGCGTAACGGCGGCTACGAGGACAACTACGGCTACGAGCTGGTGGTGCACCCACCGCTGGCGAAACAACTCATCGCCATCGGCGAGTGGCTCTTCGGGTACAACGGCTGGGGCTGGCGGTTCAGCGCGGCCGTGGCCGGAGCCCTGATCGTGCTGCTCACCGTTCGGATCGCGCGCAGGCTGACCCGTTCCACGCTGCTCGGCGCGGTGGCCGGTGTCCTGGTGATCTGTGACGGCGTGCTGCATCTGCAGTCGCGGATGGGGATGCTCGACATCTTCATCGCGCTGTTCGTCCTCGCCGCGTTCGCGTGTCTGCTGTGCGACCGCGACCAAGTGCGCGAACGGTTGGCGATCGCCGTGCGCGCGGGTTGGGTCGACGCCTCGCCGTACGGGCCGAGGCTCGGTTTTCGCTGGTGGCGGTTCGGCGCGGGGGTGTTGCTCGGGCTCGCCACGGCCGTGAAGTGGTCGGGCGCCTACTGGGTGGTGGCCTTCGGTCTGCTGATCGTGGTCTTCGACGCCACCGCGCGCAAGACCGCCGGGGTGCGCAGGCCGTGGGTCGGAGCGGTCCGGCAGGACCTGCTCCCCGCCGTCTGGAACATCGGCGTGATCTCGGTGCTGGTGTACCTGGGGAGCTGGTGGGCCTGGTTCGCCAGTGAGACCGCCACCGACCGACACTACGTGGAGATCACCGACGCCGACGCGGGAGCGTTCGCGTTCGTGCCGGAAGCTCTGCGGTCGTTGTTCCTCTACACCACCAACGTCCTCGACTTCCACAGCAACCTTCTCACCCCCGAGGACGATCCCCACCCGTGGGAGTCGAAGCCGTGGACGTGGCCGATGGGGCTGCGTCCGATGCTCTACTTCTACGAGGCGGGTCCGGAGGTCACCGGCTGCGGCGAGTCGGAGTGTGTGAGCGCCACGATGCTGATCGGCACCCCCGCCATGTGGTGGCTTTCGCTTCCCGTTCTGGGCTGGGGCCTGTGGCGGGCGGTGTTCCGTTCCGACTGGCGGTACGGGGCCGTGTTGGTGGGCTACCTCGCCGGTCTGCTGCCGTGGTTTCTCAACATCGACCGGCAGATGTACTTCTTCTACGCCACCCCGCTCGCCCCGTTCCTGGCACTCGGACTGACGCTGGTGCTCGGCCAGATACTCGGCAGCGCTCGCGACGGGTACGAACGGCGGGGCACCGGCCTGCTCGTCCTGTCGCTCTACCTGGGGCTGGTGGTCGCGAACTTCGCGTGGCTGTGGCCCATCCTGGTCGGCGACCCGATCACCTACGACCGTTGGCAGGCGGAGCTGTGGTTGCCCTCGTGGCGGTGA
- a CDS encoding DMT family transporter: MAWVVLVVSGVLETVWAAALEASRGFSRLWPSLLFLVALGASMAGLAYALRTIPVGTGYAVWVGIGAVGTALYGMVVLHEPASVLRLLCLAMIIGGVVGLRFAS, translated from the coding sequence GTGGCGTGGGTCGTTCTCGTCGTGTCCGGTGTGCTGGAGACCGTGTGGGCCGCCGCGTTGGAGGCGTCCCGAGGGTTCTCGCGGCTGTGGCCGTCGCTGTTGTTCCTGGTGGCGTTGGGGGCGAGCATGGCCGGGTTGGCGTACGCGCTGCGCACCATCCCGGTCGGCACGGGATACGCGGTGTGGGTGGGTATCGGCGCGGTCGGCACCGCCCTGTACGGCATGGTCGTGTTGCACGAGCCCGCGAGCGTGCTGCGGCTGCTGTGCCTGGCAATGATCATCGGTGGTGTCGTGGGGCTCAGGTTCGCGAGCTGA
- a CDS encoding DUF4185 domain-containing protein, producing the protein MVRVGETTRIGPVTGEGSPGRTAERFGIHATDLGIPWDGGDGRVWLAFGDTYGRGWGGSGPGPGHADWRRNVLAYSTDRDLATGLRLDGVVAREDGTAAQVLPSGSGREITVIPNSGIAVAGMHYLHYMSVRAWLRPGRWRTNHAGIAVSRDGGWTWDKPRDARWSNRWGDSRFQLGAFAPADGHVYLLGTTNGRYGDAYLARAAPAALPATRAFEYWTGSGWSRRARAAAVVVDGPLGEMSLGFHRDLGRWLLMHLDETRRGIVLRSAPRLIGPWTVGEVVVSGDEYPAVYGGYLHPWSLTGPDLYYLVSQWGPYNVYLTRTRLLLD; encoded by the coding sequence GTGGTGCGTGTGGGCGAGACGACGCGGATCGGGCCCGTGACCGGGGAGGGCTCGCCGGGACGCACCGCCGAGCGATTCGGCATTCACGCCACCGACCTCGGCATTCCCTGGGACGGCGGGGACGGCCGGGTGTGGTTGGCGTTCGGCGACACCTACGGCCGCGGTTGGGGCGGCAGCGGGCCCGGACCGGGACACGCCGACTGGCGTCGCAACGTGCTGGCGTACTCCACCGACCGGGACCTCGCCACGGGACTGCGACTCGACGGTGTGGTGGCGCGTGAGGACGGCACCGCTGCCCAGGTGCTGCCCTCGGGCTCCGGGCGCGAGATCACGGTGATCCCCAACAGCGGTATCGCCGTGGCCGGGATGCACTACCTGCACTACATGTCGGTACGGGCGTGGCTCCGGCCGGGCAGGTGGCGAACCAACCACGCGGGCATCGCCGTCTCCCGTGACGGCGGGTGGACGTGGGACAAGCCGCGGGACGCGCGCTGGTCGAACCGGTGGGGCGACAGCCGGTTCCAGCTCGGCGCGTTCGCCCCGGCGGACGGCCACGTGTACCTGCTGGGCACCACCAACGGCCGCTACGGCGACGCCTATCTGGCCAGGGCGGCCCCGGCCGCGTTGCCCGCCACGCGGGCATTCGAGTACTGGACCGGTTCGGGGTGGAGCCGTCGCGCGCGGGCGGCCGCGGTGGTGGTCGACGGTCCGCTGGGGGAGATGTCGCTCGGTTTCCACCGGGACCTCGGTCGGTGGTTGCTCATGCACCTCGACGAGACCCGTCGCGGCATCGTGCTGCGTTCGGCGCCGCGGCTGATCGGGCCGTGGACGGTGGGCGAGGTGGTGGTCTCCGGCGACGAGTACCCGGCCGTCTACGGCGGCTATCTGCACCCGTGGTCGCTCACCGGTCCGGACCTGTACTACCTGGTGTCCCAGTGGGGGCCGTACAACGTCTATCTCACCCGCACCCGACTGCTGCTCGACTGA
- the metG gene encoding methionine--tRNA ligase, producing MSTPVLTAVAWPYANGPRHIGHVSGFGVPSDVFSRYQRMAGNKVLMVSGTDEHGTPIQVQADKEGLTPQQAADKYTRQITEDLRGLGLSYDLFTRTSTGNHAEVTQQIFLALHRNGYVIPKTTTGAISPSTGRTLPDRYIEGTCPICGYDGARGDQCDNCGNQLDAAELRNPRSRINGEKPKFVETEHLFLDLPAFTETLGKWLATKTDWRPNVLNFTRNLVDDMRPRPITRDLDWGVRIPLDGWRDQPLKRFYVWFDAVIGYFSASVEWARRSGNPDAWQEWWNNPDARSYYFMGKDNITFHAQIWPALLLGHNGEGDKGGEPGPYGKLRLPDEIVSSEFLTMSGSKFSTSRGTVIYVHDFLREFGPDTLRYFIAVAGPETQDTDFTWDEFTRRINFELANEWGNLVNRAISMAHKNNGGIPRPNTPTRADEDLKAQARAAFDTVGAHLSRSRFRQAVQEAMRVVSAANKYLSEQQPWKLKDDPERRDTVLHTALQVVSDANTLLTPFLPHAAQKVHEALGGTGVWAAQPELKEVADLDLPDRVNPILTGDYGAEQARWESTPIEVGRPLAKPTPLFAKVDPKLSETGPEWAPIKVAE from the coding sequence ATGAGCACCCCAGTGTTGACCGCGGTGGCCTGGCCCTATGCCAACGGCCCCCGCCACATCGGCCACGTGTCCGGCTTCGGCGTCCCCTCCGACGTCTTCTCCCGCTACCAGCGAATGGCCGGTAACAAGGTGCTCATGGTGTCGGGTACCGACGAACACGGCACCCCGATCCAGGTGCAGGCCGACAAGGAGGGGCTGACCCCGCAGCAGGCCGCCGACAAGTACACCCGTCAGATCACCGAGGACCTGCGCGGCCTCGGGTTGTCCTACGACCTCTTCACGCGCACCAGCACCGGCAACCACGCCGAGGTCACGCAGCAGATCTTCCTCGCGCTGCACCGCAACGGCTACGTCATCCCCAAGACCACGACGGGCGCCATCAGCCCGTCCACGGGCCGCACCCTGCCCGACCGCTACATCGAGGGCACGTGCCCCATCTGCGGCTACGACGGCGCGCGCGGCGACCAGTGCGACAACTGCGGCAACCAGCTCGACGCCGCCGAGCTGCGCAACCCGCGCTCGCGCATCAACGGCGAGAAGCCGAAGTTCGTCGAGACCGAACACCTCTTCCTGGACCTGCCCGCGTTCACCGAGACGCTGGGCAAGTGGCTGGCCACCAAGACCGACTGGCGGCCCAATGTCCTCAACTTCACCCGCAACCTCGTCGACGACATGCGGCCCCGTCCCATCACCCGCGACCTCGACTGGGGCGTGCGCATCCCGCTCGACGGCTGGCGCGACCAGCCGCTCAAGCGGTTCTACGTCTGGTTCGACGCGGTGATCGGTTACTTCTCCGCGAGCGTCGAGTGGGCCCGCCGGTCCGGCAACCCGGACGCGTGGCAGGAGTGGTGGAACAACCCCGACGCCCGCAGCTACTACTTCATGGGCAAGGACAACATCACGTTCCACGCCCAGATCTGGCCCGCGCTGCTGCTCGGCCACAACGGCGAGGGGGACAAGGGCGGTGAGCCGGGCCCGTACGGGAAGCTGCGGTTGCCCGACGAGATCGTCTCCAGCGAGTTCCTCACGATGAGCGGCTCGAAGTTCTCCACCTCCCGCGGCACGGTGATCTACGTGCACGACTTCCTGCGGGAGTTCGGTCCCGACACGCTGCGGTACTTCATCGCCGTCGCGGGCCCGGAGACGCAGGACACCGACTTCACGTGGGACGAGTTCACCCGCCGGATCAACTTCGAGCTCGCCAACGAATGGGGCAACCTCGTCAACCGCGCGATCTCGATGGCGCACAAGAACAACGGCGGGATTCCGAGGCCGAACACCCCGACCCGGGCGGACGAGGACCTCAAGGCGCAGGCGCGCGCGGCGTTCGACACGGTGGGCGCGCACCTGAGCCGGTCGCGCTTCCGGCAGGCGGTCCAGGAGGCCATGCGCGTGGTGTCGGCGGCCAACAAGTACCTGTCCGAGCAGCAGCCGTGGAAGCTGAAGGACGACCCGGAGCGTCGGGACACGGTGTTGCACACGGCCCTGCAGGTGGTGTCGGACGCCAACACGCTGCTGACGCCGTTCCTGCCGCACGCGGCCCAGAAGGTGCACGAGGCGCTGGGCGGCACCGGCGTGTGGGCGGCGCAGCCGGAGCTGAAGGAGGTCGCCGATCTCGATCTGCCCGACCGGGTGAATCCGATCCTCACCGGTGACTACGGCGCCGAGCAGGCCCGCTGGGAGTCCACGCCGATCGAGGTGGGCAGGCCGTTGGCCAAGCCGACCCCGTTGTTCGCCAAGGTCGACCCGAAGTTGTCCGAGACGGGGCCGGAGTGGGCTCCGATCAAGGTGGCCGAATGA
- a CDS encoding SdpI family protein, protein MELTAQLGQRLVGVGVGPTWVLVFPLVVTAIVMGLLGVLGRAGRIEPNEVFGIRTKRAKENPSEWYRIHREAAPWALGGVVVSIGGIVAVFLVPRGTPQVVVLPVTMALAVALLVVGTVSASRRGGSAVDHDGS, encoded by the coding sequence ATGGAACTGACGGCTCAGTTGGGGCAACGCCTGGTGGGGGTGGGCGTCGGGCCGACGTGGGTGCTCGTCTTCCCCCTCGTGGTGACGGCGATCGTCATGGGGCTGCTGGGAGTTCTGGGTCGAGCCGGGAGGATCGAACCCAACGAGGTGTTCGGCATCCGCACCAAGCGAGCGAAGGAGAACCCTTCCGAGTGGTACCGGATTCACCGTGAGGCGGCGCCCTGGGCGCTCGGCGGTGTCGTGGTCTCGATCGGGGGCATCGTCGCCGTGTTTCTCGTGCCCCGAGGGACACCGCAGGTCGTGGTTCTCCCGGTGACGATGGCGTTGGCGGTCGCCCTGCTCGTGGTCGGCACGGTCTCGGCATCACGACGTGGTGGGTCGGCCGTTGATCACGATGGGTCGTAG
- a CDS encoding TatD family hydrolase, protein MSRREPPPVPERLPVPAVDSHTHLDACGATTPEQVRAALDRASAAGIVAAVTVADDLASARWVAEAVAWDDRLYGAVALHPTRTKDFTDEQKAELERLAAAERVVAVGETGLDYYWDYSPPEAQREAFRWHIELAKRVDKPLMIHDREAHDDVLAILESEGAPRTVVFHCFSGDADVARRCVDAGYVLSFAGTVTFRNAKALQEAARLVPDEQLLVETDAPFLTPHPFRGRPNEPYCAAYTVRGLAELRNQPVEAVADAARRNAERVFSLRVPHSDGPASLPSVS, encoded by the coding sequence ATGAGTCGTCGGGAACCGCCGCCGGTACCGGAGAGGCTCCCGGTGCCGGCGGTCGACTCGCACACCCATCTCGACGCGTGCGGTGCGACCACGCCCGAACAGGTGCGGGCGGCGCTCGACCGGGCTTCGGCTGCCGGGATCGTCGCCGCCGTCACCGTCGCCGACGACCTCGCCTCGGCGCGCTGGGTCGCCGAGGCGGTGGCGTGGGACGACCGGCTCTACGGCGCCGTCGCCCTGCACCCCACCCGCACGAAGGACTTCACCGACGAGCAGAAGGCCGAACTGGAGCGGCTCGCGGCGGCCGAGCGCGTGGTCGCCGTGGGTGAGACGGGGTTGGACTACTACTGGGACTACTCGCCGCCCGAGGCGCAGCGGGAGGCGTTTCGCTGGCACATCGAGCTCGCCAAACGCGTGGACAAGCCGTTGATGATCCACGACCGCGAGGCTCACGACGACGTGCTGGCGATCCTGGAGTCCGAGGGAGCTCCCCGGACGGTGGTCTTCCACTGTTTCTCGGGGGACGCCGACGTGGCGAGGCGGTGTGTCGACGCGGGATACGTGTTGTCGTTCGCGGGCACGGTGACCTTCCGCAACGCCAAGGCCCTGCAGGAGGCGGCCCGGCTGGTACCCGACGAGCAGCTGTTGGTCGAGACCGATGCCCCGTTCCTGACACCGCATCCGTTCCGGGGGCGGCCCAACGAACCCTACTGCGCGGCCTACACGGTGAGGGGGCTCGCCGAGTTGCGGAACCAACCGGTGGAGGCCGTGGCCGACGCTGCGCGACGTAACGCGGAAAGGGTGTTCAGTCTCCGAGTCCCTCACTCGGATGGACCTGCGAGTTTACCGAGCGTGTCGTGA